GCTTGTCATACTGTACGATTACAAACCCAGTGAGATCTTTGGTAAAAGCCAAGGCACGATGTCCAACATTGTCAGACTTTAGAAACACATCATAGCCAAGTCTCTGAAATCATCCCGATTGACGGCGCTGATTGGGTTGGGTTGACTGGGACCATTGTAGGTGCAGTCACTCTGCACGACTGCGATGCAAAATGTTGTCAGAACTTGCTAGAACTTTGTCAGAGGCTAAGATTTATTGCACAGACAATTCATCGGCTGTTGCTGAACATGTCACACTAATTATCAAAGAGGGATCATGAGAAATCTTTTACGATCCccaaaatttgtctcagatggcaaAGTCGTGGTTACTATCATAGAGTGAACATGATGCTAAGATACTGTACCTTTATGTGTTTGTTATATTATTGGCTTAACTCTGAACTTGTAAACTGCCATAGTTTCCCTTAAACAAGGATGTATTTCCTTTTTGTTCTATAGACAACTCTGAAGATGGTAAAAAGGGCATAAAAGATCTGCTGGAAGCCATCTATCCCTGCTCTGATAAACAGGAATATGTACTGACACTGGAGCCCATTGCCAGCAACCAGAATGCAGTGTACCAATACCTGTCCAAAGAGGAAGACGTGCCTCCATCACAGAGCCCCAACCAAACCAGTACAGATAGCTGGGGACATTACAACTCaaacatccaggaacaacacacgGAGGAGGTCAACATGGAGGAGGTTGGAGAGGAAAATTGTACTGAGAATGAAGAGGTAGAGTACATGGGCTATGGAGAAGACAACACAGTGGAAATCAAGGCACATCGGGAAAGTGAAGTCCCTGAGGACAAAACAGATGATACAGACATTAAAGACTGCAAGTGCCTCCTCTGCAACAGAACATACAGGGGTAGAGGTTACCTTCGGAGGCACCTGCAGACTGTTCACAAGATTGTTACCTCCAGTTCCAAATCCACTGATCTTACTTCTAATGGCAAGAAAAATGTCAATGGTAGCATTGCAGGGAGTCCTGACACTAGCCCCAGCTCCTCAAGCGAGAATAAGGTCCCGTTCAAGCCTGTATTCTCCATCGGCTTTGACTTCAAGTCGCGCTATTGCAAGCTCTGCAGAAGGACATTCAGCTCTGAGCAAAACCTTGTGAAGCACATCGAGCTGCACACGGACAATGGCAAGGACTTCTACGTCAAGTTTTATTGCTGCCCACTATGCTCCTACAAGACGCGACGCAAGAGAGACGTCCTACGGCATCTCACAGAGTTGCACAAGAAGAAGTCCGCCTACCTGAACAGGATCTCGCAGTCCTTGGAGAGCTGTGCCATTAAGAAACCGGCTGAAGTTGTGCTTAATAAAGATGAGGCGAAAGACCAACATCGCCAAGAAGAAGTGAACGTCAACAACAACCACAGTTCTCCGTATCTCACACGCAGGAACCTGCTTCCAATCACGCCTGGTGTATTGTGCAAGAAGACCTCCAAGGTCGGCAGTAAGAAGCCTGATGGTGCAAAAGGCAATGGCGCCAAGGAATCGTTGCACGTTTGCAACATCTGTAGCCAGGCCTTCAAAAAGGAGAGGTACCTGGGGTTGCACAAGAGAAAACATCATAAAACTGCGGTCAGGAGCGTAACAGGTATAAGGACGAGATCGAAGGTTGTGATTTGGTGAGTGTTTTGAGTCCCAACATCATAAAGAGCCTCTCTCTGCCAAACAGAAGCTCtgtccaaaatctagtgagccgCCTTACGGTCTACTGGCAGCTATTTACCGCCtactttggaaaattatgatgttaggaaacttaGTGTGAATGTGGCCATAGGCTGTAACTCCAAGTACCAAACAAACATACTTAAGTTGCCgcttaaaagaacttcaactttcaaaaacatgtctcgagacacTTACATTCAGTTCCATTTGTTGCACTGCGTTTAACACTGCAGTCTGAACTGCCCCTTCGAATATAAGTTAAAAATAAGTTTCCTTAGATTCTAGAAGGCAGCAACATTATGTGGCCTACATTTTGCAAAAACCGTCATGTCATTAGCATGCCTTTGATGCCTTAAAATCCTGTCTTAGTAGGCAGCTCACCAGGTTTTGGAACAGGTTTCCCATACCTGCATGTCTCCgctcaaataaataaacacagacgGTGTTGGAGTTTATGTGTAACAAAGGAGAAGAAGTGTGCTTTGATTGGCGGATTGCTACAATAGCCTTGCACTTAATGAATAAGAGAAATCCCAGGGTGGACTTCCTGCTCTGGTGAATGAAATATGGATCCTACAACAAGGCCCTGGAAAATAGGCCGCCCCAGTCTAACCTCAAGGTTTAAACAGCCCTTAGGGTTCCCGATTTAGTGGTGAGGGGTTTTAAGGGAGCTTCTTTTAAGAGGCAATTATGATAACTCGCCCCTATCCTTGGCTCTGTCACAGGACCAGAGAGACAACAGATGCTCTCTGATCTTTAAATAATGGTGAAATGTTGCCTTGGTTATAAATGTCCACATTTGACGTTCTTGCTTTATTCCATATCAATGCCCAGTTTTCTCTCTTTAGGCTTGTCGAAGTTCATATGTCACCTTTTTGAGTCTGCAGCATTGTACTTGTCTCTAGGTTCCAATAAGTTACATTTAATATGACAAAACATAGAGACTGAATTACTGGCCATTCACAATCGATTAGTGACAGAGTGTTATATTGTAAAAATAGTAAAAGAATATATAATTGCACAACTTGAAACACAGGCTCATTCATCAATATGTATTAGTAAATAGTAATAGAATTAATATGGAACCATGTCCCCCCAAATCAAGGCATTAATATGGTACCATGTCCCCCCAAATCATGGCATTAATATGGTACCATGTCCCCCCAAATCATGGCATTAATATGGTACCATGTCCCCCCAAATCATGGCATTACTATGGTACCATGTCCCCCCAAATCATGGCATTAATATGGTACCATGTCCCCCCAAATCATGGCATTACTATGGTACCATGTCCCCCCAAATCATGGCATTACTATGGTACCATGTCCCCCCAAATCATGGCATTACTATGGTACCATGTCCCCCCAAATCATGGCATTACTATGGTACCATGTCCCCCCAAATCATGGCATTAATATGGTACCATGTCCCCCCAAATCATGGCATTACTATGGTACCATATGCCCCCAACTCATGGCATTACTATGGTACCATGTCCCCCCCAAATCATGGCATTACTATGGTACCATATGCCCCCAACTCATGACATTACTATGGTGCCATGTCCGTCCTAATCATGGCATTACTATGGTACCATGTCCCCCCCAAATCATGGCATTACTATGGTACCATGTCCCCCCAAATCATGGCATTACTATGGTGCCAAGTCCGTCCTAATCATGGCATTACTATGGTACCATATCCCCCCAAATCATGGCATTACTATGGTGCCATGTCCCCCCAAATCATGGCATTACTATGGTACCATATGCCCCCAACTCATGGCATTACTATGGTACCATGTCCCCCCCAAATCATGGCATTACTATGGTACCATATGCCCCCAACTCATGACATTACTATGGTGCCATGTCCGTCCTAATCATGGCATTACTATGGTACCATGTCCCCCCCAAATCATGGCATTACTATGGTACCATGTCCCCCCAAATCATGGCATTACTATGGTGCCAAGTCCGTCCTAATCATGGCATTACTATGGTACCATATCCCCCCAAATCATGGCATTACTATGGTGCCATGTCCCCCCAAATCATGGCATTACTATGGTACCATATCCCCCAACTCATGGCATTACTATGGTACCATGTCCCCCCAAATCATGGCATTACTATGGTACCATATGCCCCCAACTCATGACATTACTATGGTGCCATGTCCCCCAAATCATGGCATTACTATGGTACCATGTCCCCCCAAATCATGGCATTACTATGGTACCATATGCCCCCAACTCATGACATTACTATGGTGCCATGTCCGTCCTAATCATGGCATTACTATGGTACCATGTCCCCCCAAATCATGGCATTACTATGGTACCATGTCCCCCAAATCATGGCATTACTATGGTGCCAAGTCCGTCCTAATCATGGCATTACTATGGTACCATATCCCCCAAATCATGGCATTACTATGGTGCCATGTCCCCCAAATCATGGCATTACTATGGTACCATATCCCCCAACTCATGGCATTACTATGGTACCATGTCCCCCCAAATCATGGCATTACTATGGTACCATATGCCCCCAACTCATGACATTACTATGGTGCCATGTCCGTCCTAATCATGGCATTACTATGGTACCATATCCCCCAAATCATGGCATTACTATGGTACCATATCCCCCAAATCATGGCATTACTATGGTGCCATGTCCCCCAAATCATGGCATTACTATGGTACCATGTCCCCCAAATCATGGCATTACTATGGTGCCATGTCCGTCCTAATCATGGCATTACTATGGTACCATATCCCCCAAATCATGGCATTACTATGGTGCCATGTCCCCCAAATCATGGCATTACTATGGTACCATGTCCCCCAAATCATGGCATTACTATGGTACCATGTCCCCCAAATCATGGCATTACTATGGTGCCATGTCCCCCCAAATCATGGCATTACTATGGTACCATGTCCCCCCAAATCATGGCATTACTATGGTGCCATGTCCCCCCAAATCATGGCATTactatggtaccatgtccaaaacaaATTATAGTATTGCCATGGCACCATGTCCAAAATCCCAAGGAAATACCACGATACTTTTTGTTCGTGTCTTTTTCTAAtgatttctgtctttctctcttagATCCCTTCTGACAACAAACTGGATTTGCTGCAACACTGGAAACAAATACTGGAAATCAGTGAGGGTGGTTGAGAAAAGTTGAACCACTAAACAAGGATGAAACAGTGCTACCTTTTAATAGAAAACAATGTACAAAAATACTTAGTTTAAACCAACAGTAGGGCATGAGAAACCCACAGACATTTGTGTTTGGCCTTttgcttttgtcacttttggCCTCCAACACACATATTGCAGAATGTGTATGACAAGAACGGTATGCTATTGTCAGCAGTGGTCTAGGATCCATTAATTAGGGCCTCTAATCTCTCTCAGATTTCAGATGAAAATATGCATTCCATTTCTCAGTCGGCATCGGTGAGATTCGGCATTTCCACCCAAAACTGACCAAACGATTCTTCTTGAATCCCATTCGAGTTCTCGGTAAGAGGGCATGGAAGTCTTGCAGTCACGCTGGCGTTGTTCTCATTGGTATTCAATGCAAATGTATGGGGTGAAGGTCTGgatgtctttctttttttaatactgGGAAAACAACGGATAGGGAGGTGTGATTCAGAACCACTGGAACGTCGTGTAATCTAACTATTTTAAAGGAAAGGTAATTGTTATGTTTAAACAACCATGTGCTTTGGGAATATCACCAGTTTTATTATGGACTGcagttaaatgtaaaaataaaatatctttttatttgttattcCACTGCAGTCCTTTGATAAATTCATGTGTCATCAGTTATCTAGAGCCTTCTTATCTGTTAcctttctgtttttgtttgttttataaaggGATAGTGCATCCAAAAATGGATCTTCTATTGTCATGCATTCATCCTTGTGTCgttccaaacacacacagaacacaaaaggagatattaggcagaatgttcatctcagtcaccatttactttcattgcattttttttccatacaatgaaagtgaatggttattgAAGCTGccattatgcctaacatctccttttatgttccacggaGGACAGTaagtatgggtttggaacaacatgagggtgagtgaattatgacagaaAATGACATTTTGGAAGAACCATACAATTAATAGATATTGGATAATGGATACTTCTATGTACGTTGACGTCCAAATCTGTATTCTCGGCATTTTGGAGGCTTGAGTTAAAGTTGGTAAAAGTTTTCTTTCTTATCATAAATATGAATGTATCCACCAACAATAAACAGAGAAAATGACTCCATTTGCAAGTTATTGCATTTTGCATTTCTTTTGAATATCGGGCACTGATGAATCGTTCACAGTAAGTCCAAGAATGTGTTAAAACGAAACAAaaagggtcagttttgatttaaATATAATCAATCATACATTTATTGACTAATGTATTCAaaggttaaaatattatttaaaatctcaATGAATCTAAAGTGAATAATTGATGTCTCATAATGACTCAGCTGAGAAATAAGGTTGGAAACTCCTGTCATACTTTGATGAGTAAAAAAGTCAATCACTAGAGGGCAGTAGCACACTTTTTATAAACCAGTTATTTAAGCACAGAGGAGCCAATCTATACATTCCAATAATTTGACTGTTTGCAAATATAGATTAGCTTTAAAAGTTCAGCCTGATGTCAGATTGTCAAAAGAATGGCTGATTAAGTGTTGACAGGGCAGATGCCACCACATGTTGAAGAATGCAGACCAACTCAATGACTTTAACTGGATTTTCTCCATTCTCTTTTGTATATATTACAGTAACAAAatcattcaaatgttttaaaggcagtaaaacaaatactaacatgattatatatatatatatatatatatatatatatatatatatatatatatatataatattccttacatttatatagcacttttctaggcactcaaagcgctttacatagtatagggggaatctcctcaaccaccaccagtgtgcagcatccacctggatgatgcgacggcagccatagggCACCAGAACTTCcatcacacaccagctattggtggagaggagagagtaaagtgatgtagccaattcagggatggagattattaggaggccatgatagatgcAGGCCAATGGGGGactttggccaggacaccagggttacacccctactctttacaagatgtgatttttaatgaccatagagagtcaggacctcagtttaacatctcatccccGTCCCCATCACTATCACTATCACTATCCTGGGGCATTAgtacccacacagaccatagggtgagcaccccctgctggcctccctaataccacttccagcagcaaccttggttttccacaggaggtctcccatccaggtactgaccaggctcaaccctgctgaACTATAgagggcaaccaggcaagagctgcaggtatatatatatatatatatatatatatatatatatattatttcttttgcattacagtaaaagtacattaaaataattttaaggatgaatctcacaaaacatcatatttaatagccaaaatacaaatatacgctggcgaccaaaagtttggaataatgtacagattttgctcttatggaaagaaattggtactttaattcaccaaagtggcattcaactgatcacaatgtatcgtcaggacattaataacatgaaaaattactattacaatttgaaaataatgttgaGAACTTCTTCAAAAAGTTCTGATCAAAAAATcgtccacgtgcagcaatgacagttttgcagatccttgttattctagcggtcagtttgtccagatactca
This sequence is a window from Xyrauchen texanus isolate HMW12.3.18 chromosome 45, RBS_HiC_50CHRs, whole genome shotgun sequence. Protein-coding genes within it:
- the znf800b gene encoding zinc finger protein 800b, producing the protein MKEPMSEALTTPANDKSCQTDDITDEAVVPGPDHASKTLVNSTEPGDPPLLLRPLQTSKSGIQQIVECFRTGTAQLKHILLKEVDTIFECKLCRSLFRGLPNLITHKEIYCLPRLHESDDNSEDGKKGIKDLLEAIYPCSDKQEYVLTLEPIASNQNAVYQYLSKEEDVPPSQSPNQTSTDSWGHYNSNIQEQHTEEVNMEEVGEENCTENEEVEYMGYGEDNTVEIKAHRESEVPEDKTDDTDIKDCKCLLCNRTYRGRGYLRRHLQTVHKIVTSSSKSTDLTSNGKKNVNGSIAGSPDTSPSSSSENKVPFKPVFSIGFDFKSRYCKLCRRTFSSEQNLVKHIELHTDNGKDFYVKFYCCPLCSYKTRRKRDVLRHLTELHKKKSAYLNRISQSLESCAIKKPAEVVLNKDEAKDQHRQEEVNVNNNHSSPYLTRRNLLPITPGVLCKKTSKVGSKKPDGAKGNGAKESLHVCNICSQAFKKERYLGLHKRKHHKTAVRSVTGIRTRSKVVI